From Actinomycetes bacterium:
TAGAGACCGCCAACGTGGACAAGCGGGAAATGCAGTATCTATATCAAGATGGTGATTCCTACGTCTTCATGGACACCAGTACCTACGACCAGATCCCAGTGACCAATGCCGTGATCGGCGATGCGGTGGATTACCTGCTAGAAAACAACAACGCCACCATTGCCATGTATGAAGGTAATCCGTTGTACGTCGAGCTGCCAGCCTCTGTGGAGTTGGAGATCACCTTCACTGAGCCTGGGTTGCAGGGCGATCGTTCTTCGGGAGGCACTAAGCCCGCCACCTTGGAGACCGGTGCTGAGATTCAGGTGCCGTTGTTCGTT
This genomic window contains:
- the efp gene encoding elongation factor P; its protein translation is MATTNDLKNGLVLNLDGQLWTVVEFQHVKPGKGGAFVRTKLKNVLSGKVVDRTFNAGVKVETANVDKREMQYLYQDGDSYVFMDTSTYDQIPVTNAVIGDAVDYLLENNNATIAMYEGNPLYVELPASVELEITFTEPGLQGDRSSGGTKPATLETGAEIQVPLFVDSGTRVKVDTRDGSYLGRVN